From Bacteroidota bacterium, the proteins below share one genomic window:
- a CDS encoding T9SS type A sorting domain-containing protein: protein MKKLIIVFCVLFLLQFNEAHLEPLLLDSITPYFIIRTQSGLNANNISTWVWNSGVFNQDLRTTNTSGFQWPKGSGKFAIYTAGLTIGAYINNNLRLAAISYNGEYGPGYIVSGVALEDSTFKVYKVNKGDNSSNNSDYANWGRMVPYGAPYLDVNNNGVYDAGIDKPGVQNAAQTIFECITDGFPDLHSTSEGFYGGTLPLYSEMHLTAWCYDNINGLSDVQFLKMEILNKSDYNWEKTYFGIVCDPDLGDSHDDFTGCDSNRNLGYCYNADNMDGNGIGATYGANPPAVGYDFLRSAVNKHVFPNVELRMSSFHFYQKESQPSPPCENEILNSPVESYNYLTGAKKDLTPFINPLTMHSTKFVYSGDPETDEGWTQHKGKINNCGGALSGPFDTAYAGEIRFVMSSGADNLTIFPNEKQTFVIAQMIARGTSNLNSVTKLKQLDDYVQTVYDNNFAIGIRPISNDVPDKFSLFQNYPNPFNPSTKIKFEIAKSDFVNLTVFDLSGKVVEQLVNEKLNEGIYEVNFTAKNISSGIYFYRLSTDNFTQTNRMILVK from the coding sequence ATGAAAAAATTAATTATAGTATTTTGTGTTTTATTTTTACTTCAGTTCAATGAAGCGCATCTAGAGCCTTTATTACTGGATTCTATAACACCTTACTTTATTATAAGGACTCAGTCAGGTCTGAATGCAAATAATATTTCAACATGGGTTTGGAATTCAGGGGTTTTCAATCAGGATTTGAGAACCACTAATACTTCGGGATTTCAATGGCCAAAAGGTTCCGGCAAATTTGCAATTTATACTGCAGGGTTAACTATCGGCGCATATATAAATAATAATTTGAGATTGGCTGCTATATCTTATAACGGTGAATATGGACCCGGCTATATAGTAAGTGGAGTTGCACTAGAAGACTCAACATTTAAAGTATATAAAGTAAACAAAGGAGATAACTCCTCAAACAATTCCGATTATGCAAATTGGGGACGTATGGTTCCTTACGGCGCCCCATATCTTGATGTCAATAATAACGGAGTTTATGATGCAGGAATTGATAAACCTGGAGTACAAAATGCCGCACAAACAATATTCGAATGTATTACAGACGGGTTCCCTGACCTGCATTCAACTTCAGAAGGATTTTACGGGGGAACTTTGCCGTTGTATTCTGAAATGCACTTAACCGCGTGGTGTTATGATAATATAAACGGATTGAGTGATGTACAATTTCTCAAAATGGAAATATTAAATAAAAGCGATTATAATTGGGAGAAAACTTATTTCGGTATAGTTTGCGACCCTGATTTAGGTGATAGTCATGATGACTTTACCGGCTGCGATTCAAATAGAAACCTTGGATACTGTTATAATGCTGATAATATGGACGGTAATGGAATTGGTGCAACATATGGAGCAAATCCTCCTGCTGTAGGATATGATTTTCTTAGAAGCGCAGTAAATAAACATGTCTTTCCAAATGTTGAATTAAGGATGTCGTCTTTTCATTTTTATCAAAAAGAAAGTCAACCAAGTCCGCCATGTGAAAATGAAATTTTAAATAGTCCTGTTGAATCTTATAATTATTTAACGGGGGCAAAAAAAGATTTAACACCTTTTATCAATCCTTTAACAATGCATTCTACAAAATTTGTATATTCAGGTGACCCGGAAACAGATGAAGGATGGACACAGCATAAAGGAAAAATAAATAATTGTGGCGGAGCCTTGTCAGGACCATTTGATACAGCATACGCTGGCGAAATAAGATTTGTTATGAGCTCCGGTGCGGATAACTTAACAATATTTCCCAATGAAAAACAAACTTTTGTAATTGCTCAAATGATTGCAAGAGGGACAAGTAATTTAAACTCAGTAACAAAACTAAAACAGCTTGATGATTACGTTCAGACGGTTTACGATAATAATTTTGCTATAGGTATAAGACCGATATCAAATGATGTCCCTGATAAATTCTCTTTATTCCAAAACTATCCCAATCCCTTTAATCCCTCAACTAAAATCAAATTCGAAATTGCTAAAAGCGATTTTGTGAATTTGACTGTATTTGATTTAAGCGGTAAAGTTGTAGAGCAGCTTGTAAATGAAAAATTAAATGAAGGCATTTACGAAGTGAACTTCACTGCAAAAAATATTTCTTCGGGAATATACTTTTACCGGTTGAGTACAGATAACTTTACACAAACAAACCGGATGATTTTAGTAAAGTAA
- a CDS encoding T9SS type A sorting domain-containing protein, translating into MKKVLLIIFLIFLFKNLKSEIHSPYLLFPFSIPITQASLNGSNMSTWIWNTGVFNQDARTLNTPGFEWPKGSGKFAIYSSGLSIGTYINDSLRLASISYNGEYAPGYINNHAGITNSLFKLYKISRGDNSSNNPDYANWGLMVPYGAPFVDVNNNNVFDPDVDKPGMRNASQTIFICLTDAFPENHNIAEGFSGGTLPIFSEMHLTAWCYDTDTSLHKAQFLKFAVINKNVSSWTKTYFGIVCDPDLGDKTDDYIGCDSVRSFGYCYNSDNQDGTGAGITYGLSPPAVGVDLLKGAVDKSGPTPVDLKMTSFTYFTKPSEGGISCEQDPQLPIEAYNYLRGLKKDSTRWVNARTGNLTKYCYNGDPEIGGGWTEFMGVIKNCGGTTTGNINGSNPGDRRFVIGSGSSNLTVSPGDTQTFIISQFAIRKSNNKNSVTWLKNLDDEIQNIYNSNFSVNVRSISSSIPENFSLFQNYPNPFNPSTKIKFEIAKSDFVNLTVFDLSGKVVEQLVNEKLNEGVYEVNFTSKNISSGIYFYRLSSSNFSQTNRMILVK; encoded by the coding sequence ATGAAAAAAGTTCTTCTAATTATTTTTCTAATATTTTTATTTAAGAATTTAAAATCTGAAATTCATTCACCGTATTTACTTTTTCCTTTTTCAATTCCTATTACACAGGCATCTTTAAATGGTAGTAATATGTCAACATGGATATGGAATACAGGAGTATTTAATCAGGATGCCCGGACTTTAAATACTCCGGGATTTGAATGGCCAAAAGGAAGCGGGAAATTTGCAATCTACAGTTCCGGCTTAAGTATTGGAACATATATTAATGATTCTCTTAGGTTGGCATCTATATCCTATAATGGAGAATATGCCCCGGGGTATATAAATAATCACGCAGGCATTACAAATTCACTTTTTAAACTATATAAAATATCCAGAGGCGATAACAGTTCAAATAATCCTGATTATGCCAATTGGGGATTAATGGTTCCATATGGAGCCCCGTTCGTGGACGTTAACAACAATAATGTCTTTGATCCAGATGTGGATAAACCAGGTATGAGAAACGCTTCCCAAACTATATTTATTTGTCTGACTGATGCCTTTCCTGAAAACCATAATATAGCAGAAGGTTTTAGCGGAGGAACTCTACCGATATTTTCTGAAATGCACCTGACAGCCTGGTGTTATGATACTGATACGTCTTTACATAAAGCTCAATTTTTAAAATTTGCTGTAATCAATAAAAATGTTTCCTCATGGACTAAAACCTATTTTGGAATAGTATGCGACCCTGACTTAGGAGATAAAACTGATGATTATATTGGATGCGATTCGGTTCGAAGTTTTGGATACTGTTACAATTCAGATAATCAGGATGGAACCGGAGCAGGAATAACTTATGGTCTTTCTCCCCCTGCAGTAGGTGTAGATTTATTAAAAGGTGCAGTGGATAAATCAGGACCAACCCCTGTGGATTTAAAAATGACTTCCTTTACTTATTTTACAAAACCAAGTGAAGGTGGGATATCATGCGAACAAGATCCCCAGCTGCCAATTGAAGCATACAATTATCTTAGAGGACTGAAAAAGGATAGTACGAGATGGGTAAATGCCCGGACAGGAAATCTTACAAAGTATTGCTATAACGGTGACCCTGAAATTGGGGGCGGTTGGACTGAGTTTATGGGAGTAATAAAAAATTGCGGAGGCACTACTACAGGGAATATAAATGGTAGTAATCCTGGCGATAGAAGATTTGTAATTGGTTCAGGTTCTTCTAATTTAACTGTTTCTCCGGGTGATACTCAGACTTTTATCATATCACAGTTTGCAATAAGAAAATCAAATAATAAGAACTCTGTTACCTGGCTGAAAAATTTAGATGATGAAATACAAAATATTTACAACTCAAATTTTTCTGTAAACGTAAGAAGTATTTCATCTTCAATCCCCGAAAATTTTTCTTTATTCCAAAACTATCCCAATCCCTTTAATCCCTCAACTAAAATCAAATTCGAAATTGCTAAAAGCGATTTTGTAAATTTAACTGTATTCGATTTAAGCGGTAAAGTTGTAGAGCAGCTTGTAAATGAAAAATTAAATGAAGGCGTTTACGAAGTGAACTTTACTTCAAAAAATATTTCTTCGGGAATATACTTTTATCGTTTAAGTTCATCGAACTTTTCACAAACAAATCGCATGATTTTAGTTAAATAG
- a CDS encoding T9SS type A sorting domain-containing protein produces MKTLFIFFFCVFLAGSSSARPKENFTPNPFTVIKTQVITNSNNISTWIWNTGVFDQDLRTSNTPGFEWPKGSGKFALFTAGLSLGAYVDGGLRLASVSYNGEYAPGYVLNGVFTTNATFKLYKVSRGDNALNNPDYANWGLMVPYGAPYDDVNNNGVYDAGVDKPGVKSAAQTIFVCLTDADPSNHSASEGFSGGTTPMLSEMHLTSWSYDNVATLMDVQFMKMQVINKNSSLWDSTYFGIVADPDLGYAPDDYIGCDITRNLGYCYNSTNQDGTGAPGQYGANPPAVGIKLLKGARNGSTADIGMTSFDYFSNTSSGGPVCEQDPSSGPIQAYNYLRGLKKDGTPWLNPTLVPPSPTKFCYPGDPESNVGWTEYTGMIKNCGGVTSGQVEASAPGDRRLIISSGASNLKVNPLDTQTFVVAQMIARGTNNKNSVTLLKAMATNVQAAYNTSFVIGINSISTEVPEKFSLYQNYPNPFNPSTKINFDITKSGFTSLSIFDVTGKEVAKLVNQNLNAGSYEFEFNAANLPSGVYFYKLENLGSTEVKKMSLIK; encoded by the coding sequence ATGAAGACACTGTTTATTTTCTTCTTTTGCGTTTTCCTTGCAGGTTCATCCTCAGCAAGACCTAAGGAAAATTTTACACCAAACCCTTTTACAGTAATAAAGACTCAAGTAATTACAAACAGTAATAATATCTCCACCTGGATTTGGAACACAGGAGTCTTTGACCAGGACTTACGTACCAGTAATACTCCCGGTTTTGAGTGGCCCAAAGGTTCCGGTAAATTTGCACTCTTTACAGCAGGTTTATCCTTAGGCGCTTATGTTGATGGAGGCCTTCGTTTGGCTTCTGTATCATATAATGGAGAGTACGCCCCGGGTTACGTATTGAACGGAGTATTTACAACCAATGCAACTTTCAAGCTTTATAAAGTCAGCAGAGGCGATAATGCTTTAAATAATCCTGATTACGCAAACTGGGGACTGATGGTCCCGTATGGCGCTCCTTACGATGATGTTAATAATAATGGAGTATATGATGCCGGTGTAGATAAACCCGGTGTAAAAAGCGCTGCACAAACAATTTTTGTTTGTTTAACAGATGCAGACCCTTCAAATCACTCAGCATCAGAAGGCTTCAGCGGTGGTACAACTCCAATGCTTTCAGAGATGCACCTGACTTCATGGAGCTATGACAACGTAGCTACATTGATGGACGTGCAGTTTATGAAAATGCAGGTCATTAATAAGAACAGTTCGCTTTGGGATAGCACCTATTTCGGAATTGTAGCAGACCCGGATCTTGGTTACGCTCCGGACGATTACATTGGCTGCGATATTACACGTAACTTAGGTTATTGTTATAATTCAACAAATCAGGACGGAACAGGAGCCCCGGGCCAGTATGGAGCAAATCCTCCTGCAGTAGGTATTAAATTATTGAAAGGTGCAAGAAATGGTTCTACAGCTGATATTGGTATGACATCTTTTGACTATTTCTCAAACACCAGTTCCGGCGGTCCTGTTTGCGAACAGGATCCCAGCAGCGGACCAATTCAGGCATATAATTACCTGAGAGGATTAAAAAAAGATGGAACTCCATGGTTGAATCCGACATTAGTTCCTCCATCACCAACAAAGTTTTGTTATCCCGGAGATCCGGAATCAAACGTCGGCTGGACTGAATATACAGGTATGATTAAAAATTGCGGCGGAGTTACTTCCGGACAAGTAGAGGCAAGTGCACCGGGTGACAGAAGATTAATAATTTCATCAGGCGCATCTAACTTAAAAGTAAATCCGTTAGATACACAGACATTTGTAGTAGCTCAAATGATTGCAAGAGGTACTAACAATAAAAATTCAGTAACACTTTTAAAAGCAATGGCAACAAATGTACAGGCAGCTTACAATACAAGTTTTGTAATCGGGATAAATTCAATTTCAACTGAAGTACCTGAGAAATTCAGCTTATATCAAAATTATCCTAATCCGTTTAATCCATCTACTAAGATAAACTTTGATATTACTAAATCAGGTTTTACTTCACTAAGTATTTTTGATGTTACAGGAAAAGAAGTTGCTAAGCTTGTAAATCAGAATCTTAATGCAGGAAGCTATGAATTTGAGTTTAATGCTGCAAATTTACCTAGCGGAGTTTATTTTTATAAACTTGAAAACCTGGGTTCAACTGAAGTTAAGAAAATGTCACTTATAAAGTAA
- a CDS encoding tetratricopeptide repeat protein, whose translation MSDNPFAVVSDYYNRNKNQVMIIAGAIVIIVVGIILFTSKRASQNEDAAVAIGKIKAVYEGGNFQAAINGDSLGNKGLLFIVNEYGSSENGQLAKLMLANSYYALRDFQNALKYYDDFGGSNKLSKVAAISGIASVKEAQNDYIGAGKEFERAANYDKENPFRDEYLFYAGRDFAMGKDNASAKRVFDQLKNDFPKSKYIAQSQRYNYNVD comes from the coding sequence ATGTCAGATAATCCATTTGCAGTCGTAAGCGATTATTATAACAGGAATAAAAACCAGGTAATGATTATTGCAGGAGCAATAGTTATTATAGTTGTTGGTATAATTTTATTCACGTCTAAACGAGCATCACAGAACGAAGACGCAGCTGTAGCTATCGGAAAAATTAAAGCTGTATATGAAGGCGGAAATTTCCAGGCAGCTATTAACGGAGATTCACTTGGCAATAAAGGTTTATTATTTATTGTTAATGAATACGGCTCATCTGAAAACGGTCAACTTGCAAAGCTTATGCTGGCTAATTCATATTATGCATTAAGAGATTTTCAGAATGCTTTAAAATATTATGATGACTTTGGAGGGAGCAATAAGCTTTCAAAAGTCGCAGCTATATCAGGTATTGCAAGTGTAAAGGAAGCACAGAATGATTACATTGGCGCAGGAAAAGAATTTGAACGCGCAGCAAATTATGATAAAGAAAATCCTTTCAGAGATGAATATTTATTCTACGCAGGAAGAGATTTTGCAATGGGTAAAGATAATGCATCAGCAAAAAGAGTTTTTGACCAGCTGAAAAATGATTTCCCAAAATCAAAATACATTGCACAGTCACAAAGATATAATTATAACGTAGATTAA
- a CDS encoding T9SS type A sorting domain-containing protein translates to MKTNKYLLVVLFLLVLNELYAQPYYDWYQLNIPTNNNLLFAKQIADGSEFILGKNGTILYKSFNTALWVSQNSTTTSDLNSFAVNATTTLWICGNNGVILKSTNIGTNWIAVNSTTTSNLKTILRINNVTIAALGVNGAYVQSSDAGVTWSVKPNFTNQTLNCSATGGAVYYVCGNAGVIFKTTDFGSTWNNVSIGSTNLNSINFYDSNTGWITGDNGLIALTTNGGSSWVQQNSNVTTKLNSVSISSFPSAFISGNGGLVLKTSNMGTNWITQNSFTSQNLNAVAFSAEIGYACGDNGTAFVRRIDTTYTFNTSLTYNNFAEYFNDRLVINKNSSINGRGLEWPRGAGRFLSDAFGLNITAKVNGVLRTATTFQKSEFAPGYVQNGNYTFDSRFRIYKVKENDLPSSYNWQKWGEAVPFGAPYVDINQNGIYEPLIDKPGVKDAGETNFICVTDASDTAHHLSNGYGAGTLPLGAEIHFTIWAAHFIQDTATLHFVDDAVFMKYEIFNKSNTPWTGAYFSFLNDGYLGNETDDYIGSDSVRKIAYYYNSTNTDGTGAPGEYGAAPPAYGIAMYKGAFLNSNPTVDLGMTSMGYFYGTTGCTSDNMTSDELYNMAKGFKKDGTPWINILNNQPTKFNYTGDPQTGIGWTEFNGRVLNCGGSTTGPTEVPSTPSQRNIIFSTGSDNLTMNPGDKQVIVLMQAVQRGSYNKNSVTKLKDFVQTVKDMYYIPRFSVNLQTINTFTPEKFSLYQNFPNPFNPDTQIKFDISKTGFVSLIVFDINGKELNNLVNQNLAEGTYSYKYDASGLPSGVYFYQIKTSSFTQTKKMILLK, encoded by the coding sequence ATGAAAACAAATAAGTACTTATTAGTTGTTTTATTTTTACTGGTATTGAATGAACTTTATGCACAGCCTTATTATGACTGGTATCAGCTTAATATTCCGACCAATAATAATTTGCTTTTTGCAAAACAAATTGCCGATGGCAGCGAATTTATTTTAGGAAAAAACGGAACCATTCTATACAAATCTTTTAATACAGCGCTGTGGGTTTCTCAGAATTCAACTACAACTTCCGATCTGAACTCTTTCGCTGTGAATGCTACAACAACATTATGGATATGCGGCAATAATGGAGTAATACTTAAATCTACGAATATAGGAACTAACTGGATAGCGGTGAATTCAACTACTACTTCCAACCTTAAAACAATTCTCCGAATTAATAATGTTACTATTGCTGCGTTAGGAGTAAATGGAGCTTATGTTCAATCTAGTGATGCAGGTGTAACGTGGAGCGTGAAACCAAACTTTACTAACCAGACACTTAATTGTTCAGCTACAGGGGGTGCAGTATATTATGTCTGTGGAAATGCAGGTGTGATTTTTAAAACCACAGATTTTGGTTCTACTTGGAATAATGTTTCAATTGGTTCCACTAATTTAAATTCAATTAATTTTTATGATTCAAACACAGGGTGGATAACAGGAGATAATGGATTAATTGCTTTAACAACAAATGGCGGAAGTTCATGGGTTCAGCAAAATTCAAATGTTACTACCAAATTAAATTCGGTCAGTATAAGTTCATTTCCATCAGCATTTATATCAGGCAATGGAGGTCTTGTGTTAAAAACATCTAACATGGGAACAAACTGGATAACTCAGAATTCTTTTACATCTCAAAATCTGAATGCTGTTGCGTTCTCTGCGGAAATCGGTTATGCATGCGGTGATAACGGAACTGCATTCGTCAGACGAATAGATACTACTTATACATTTAATACGTCACTGACCTATAATAATTTTGCAGAATATTTTAATGACAGACTTGTAATAAATAAAAATTCAAGCATTAATGGCAGAGGTTTGGAATGGCCAAGAGGTGCCGGAAGGTTTCTTTCTGATGCATTCGGTTTAAACATTACGGCCAAAGTAAACGGAGTGTTGAGGACTGCTACTACTTTTCAGAAAAGCGAATTTGCTCCCGGTTACGTACAGAACGGAAATTATACATTCGATAGCAGATTCAGAATTTACAAGGTTAAAGAAAATGATTTACCTTCCAGTTACAATTGGCAGAAATGGGGGGAAGCAGTGCCTTTTGGAGCTCCCTATGTCGATATAAATCAGAATGGAATCTATGAACCTTTAATTGATAAACCCGGTGTAAAAGATGCGGGCGAAACTAATTTCATTTGCGTTACAGATGCTTCAGATACTGCTCATCATTTATCAAATGGATATGGGGCGGGTACATTACCATTAGGTGCTGAAATTCACTTTACTATTTGGGCTGCTCATTTTATCCAGGATACAGCAACTCTACATTTTGTAGATGATGCTGTTTTTATGAAGTATGAGATTTTTAATAAAAGTAATACTCCCTGGACGGGTGCATATTTTTCATTTTTAAATGACGGGTATCTTGGGAATGAAACGGATGATTACATCGGAAGTGATTCCGTCAGAAAAATAGCTTATTATTATAATTCGACTAATACAGACGGGACGGGAGCTCCGGGTGAGTATGGAGCCGCGCCTCCTGCTTATGGAATCGCAATGTATAAAGGAGCTTTTTTAAATTCCAATCCTACTGTTGATTTGGGTATGACTTCGATGGGATATTTTTACGGAACTACCGGCTGCACATCAGATAATATGACTTCAGATGAATTGTATAATATGGCTAAAGGTTTTAAAAAAGACGGAACACCATGGATAAATATTCTAAATAATCAGCCTACAAAATTTAATTATACCGGTGACCCTCAAACAGGTATAGGATGGACCGAATTTAATGGAAGAGTTCTTAATTGCGGTGGAAGTACTACCGGGCCTACCGAAGTTCCTTCAACTCCTTCTCAAAGAAATATTATCTTTTCTACCGGTTCGGATAATCTTACAATGAATCCGGGTGATAAACAGGTTATTGTGTTAATGCAGGCGGTTCAAAGAGGAAGTTATAATAAAAACTCCGTTACTAAACTGAAGGACTTCGTACAGACTGTAAAAGATATGTACTACATTCCAAGATTTTCTGTGAATCTTCAGACTATAAATACATTTACTCCGGAAAAATTTTCATTGTATCAGAATTTTCCAAATCCTTTTAACCCCGATACACAAATAAAATTTGATATCAGTAAGACGGGATTTGTTTCACTTATTGTATTTGATATTAACGGTAAAGAACTTAATAATTTGGTTAACCAAAATCTGGCTGAAGGAACTTATTCCTATAAATACGATGCTTCAGGTCTTCCGAGCGGAGTTTATTTTTATCAAATAAAAACTTCTTCATTCACACAAACAAAGAAAATGATTTTACTGAAATAA
- a CDS encoding GatB/YqeY domain-containing protein, with product MSLKEKINEDLKNAMLAGPSIRLDTIRSIRAEILKMDKSGMNREMTPEEEIALLTKQAKQRKESIEMFAAAGRQDLVDKEQGQLDILMEYLPKPLSKEEAEEIINKIIADTGASTQKDFGKVMGAASKELKGKIDGKIIQEIVKSKLS from the coding sequence ATGAGTTTAAAAGAAAAAATTAACGAAGATTTAAAGAATGCAATGCTTGCAGGTCCAAGTATAAGACTGGACACTATCCGTTCTATCCGCGCTGAAATTCTGAAAATGGATAAGTCAGGCATGAACAGGGAAATGACTCCGGAAGAGGAAATTGCTCTTCTCACCAAACAAGCAAAGCAAAGAAAAGAATCGATAGAGATGTTTGCCGCAGCAGGACGACAAGACTTAGTTGATAAGGAACAAGGACAACTTGATATTTTAATGGAGTATCTTCCAAAGCCGCTTTCAAAAGAAGAAGCTGAAGAAATTATAAATAAAATTATTGCAGATACAGGTGCATCGACACAAAAAGATTTTGGAAAAGTAATGGGCGCAGCCTCTAAAGAATTAAAAGGAAAGATTGACGGAAAAATAATTCAGGAAATAGTTAAATCGAAGTTAAGTTGA
- a CDS encoding CvpA family protein gives MNKLDILIVVLIAIPALIGLSKGFLRKVFSLVSLILGLYLATKFNTELTTFIMKFSGMSLKTSNILSFVVIIMGIYTLGIYIAKKISNINSLTKSVDKTLGLFIGIIQGMIIASLCVIAVNNFDLVNKETINNSKLYVFVNDFAPRTFNTIASFLPNYKSFYEEIKSLTK, from the coding sequence ATGAATAAACTTGATATTTTAATAGTAGTTCTCATTGCAATCCCTGCGTTGATAGGGCTTTCAAAAGGATTTTTACGAAAGGTGTTTTCATTGGTCTCGCTTATTTTGGGTTTGTACCTTGCAACAAAGTTCAACACTGAGCTAACCACATTTATAATGAAGTTTTCGGGAATGTCGCTGAAAACATCCAACATACTATCATTCGTGGTAATTATAATGGGTATTTATACTCTGGGGATTTATATCGCGAAGAAAATTTCAAATATAAATTCTTTAACTAAGTCAGTCGATAAAACATTGGGACTTTTTATAGGAATAATACAGGGGATGATAATTGCAAGTTTATGTGTTATTGCAGTAAATAATTTTGACCTGGTGAACAAAGAAACCATAAACAATTCCAAGCTGTATGTTTTTGTGAATGACTTTGCTCCGAGAACTTTTAATACAATAGCTTCATTTTTGCCAAACTATAAATCTTTTTACGAAGAGATAAAATCACTCACTAAGTA
- a CDS encoding T9SS type A sorting domain-containing protein produces MKTLLIFFFCIIFTISSFSKPNDEIQQLPYTVIKAQSNSNSNNVSTWIWNTGVFNQDLRTNNTPGFEWPKNSGKFAIFSTGLSMGAYVNGGLRLASVSYNGEYGPGYVLNGVFTTNSTFKLYRVNRGDNNNTNPDYANWGLMVPFGAPYEDVNNNGVFDPATDKPGVKNSAQTIFVCLTDADATNHTTAEGFSGGTAPLFSEMHFTTWSYDNVAGLEDVQFLKMEVVNKNSSPWTRTQFGIVADPDLGSASDDYVGCDLARNLGFCYNADNLDGDGTGHSYGANPPAVGIDMLKGAVNRSVTPNTDLYMTSFISFFGTGSGGIICETDPSTAPIASYNYLKGTKRDSTPYINPLTMLRTKYCYPGDLESGNEWTEFVGKINNCGGDTTGPIVTSVPFDRRFVMSSGAENLTIVPGEKQTFVFAQLIARGANNRNSVTKLKQLSDMVQLYYNANFSVSVNTVSNQVPDKFSLFQNYPNPFNPSTKIKFEIAKSDFVNLTVFDLSGKVVEQLVNEKLNEGVYEVNYTAKNISSGIYFYRLSSDNFTQTNRMILLK; encoded by the coding sequence ATGAAGACTCTATTAATTTTTTTCTTCTGCATCATTTTTACAATTTCATCATTTTCAAAACCCAATGATGAAATTCAACAACTACCATATACCGTAATTAAAGCACAGTCAAATTCAAACAGTAATAATGTTTCGACCTGGATATGGAATACGGGTGTATTTAATCAGGACCTGCGCACAAATAATACACCGGGATTTGAATGGCCCAAGAACTCCGGAAAATTTGCTATTTTTTCAACCGGATTATCTATGGGGGCATATGTTAACGGAGGCTTGAGATTGGCAAGTGTTTCTTATAATGGAGAGTATGGTCCGGGATATGTTCTCAACGGAGTCTTTACTACCAATTCAACATTCAAACTATATCGGGTAAATCGCGGTGATAATAACAATACAAATCCTGATTATGCTAACTGGGGATTAATGGTTCCATTTGGCGCGCCTTATGAAGATGTTAATAACAACGGAGTGTTTGATCCTGCAACAGATAAACCGGGAGTAAAAAATTCTGCTCAAACAATTTTTGTATGTCTTACCGACGCAGATGCAACTAATCATACTACTGCAGAAGGATTCAGTGGAGGTACGGCCCCTTTATTTTCTGAAATGCACTTTACAACATGGTCGTATGACAATGTTGCAGGACTTGAAGATGTTCAGTTTCTTAAAATGGAAGTTGTAAATAAAAACAGTTCACCATGGACAAGAACGCAGTTCGGAATAGTAGCTGATCCTGATTTAGGTTCTGCAAGTGATGATTATGTTGGATGTGATTTAGCGAGAAATTTAGGCTTTTGCTATAACGCTGATAATCTTGATGGTGATGGAACAGGACACTCTTATGGTGCAAATCCTCCCGCTGTAGGAATTGATATGCTTAAAGGTGCAGTGAACAGAAGCGTTACACCAAATACGGATTTATATATGACTTCGTTTATTAGTTTCTTTGGAACAGGGTCAGGAGGAATAATATGTGAAACAGATCCATCCACTGCACCAATTGCTTCATATAACTATTTAAAAGGAACTAAAAGAGATTCAACTCCATATATAAATCCTCTGACAATGCTTAGAACAAAATATTGTTATCCCGGTGACCTTGAATCAGGGAATGAATGGACAGAATTCGTAGGGAAAATTAATAATTGTGGCGGTGATACAACCGGACCAATCGTTACTTCTGTTCCTTTTGATAGAAGATTTGTTATGAGTTCGGGGGCAGAAAATCTCACAATTGTCCCCGGTGAAAAGCAGACATTTGTATTTGCTCAGCTGATTGCAAGAGGCGCAAATAATAGAAATTCTGTTACAAAACTCAAACAACTAAGTGATATGGTACAACTGTATTATAATGCTAACTTCAGTGTGAGTGTAAATACTGTTTCAAACCAGGTTCCGGATAAATTTTCTTTATTCCAAAACTATCCCAATCCCTTTAATCCCTCAACTAAAATCAAATTCGAAATTGCTAAAAGCGATTTTGTGAATTTGACCGTATTCGATTTAAGCGGTAAAGTTGTAGAGCAGCTTGTAAATGAAAAATTAAATGAAGGCGTTTACGAGGTGAATTACACTGCAAAAAATATTTCTTCGGGAATATACTTTTACCGGTTGAGTTCAGATAACTTTACACAAACAAACCGAATGATTTTACTAAAATAA